From a single Vitis vinifera cultivar Pinot Noir 40024 chromosome 18, ASM3070453v1 genomic region:
- the LOC104882456 gene encoding uncharacterized protein LOC104882456 isoform X1, whose translation MLLSLETLNRALGFSEYAELVLVLPTNIMTLSRDGEPISPELDWRRPSSVSIPNQESIRWGLLIGNGRITDKIGFSVQGCCWKCKLCGSRGVAAEQWKRD comes from the exons ATGCTCCTCTCCCTCGAAACCCTAAATCGAGCTCTAGGGTTTTCAGAATATGCAGAGCTTGTTCTAGTTCTACCGACAAACATCATGACGCTCTCAAGGGACGGAGAGCCAATTTCGCCGGAGTTGGATTGGAGGAGACCGTCGTCGGTCTCGATTCCTAATCAGGAAAGCATTCGGTGGGGTCTTCTAATCGGTAATGGCCGGATTACTGACAAGATCGGCTTCAG TGTACAGGGATGTTGTTGGAAGTGCAAATTATGTGGCTCCAGAGGTGTTGCGGCGGAACAATGGAAAAGAGATTGA